In Puntigrus tetrazona isolate hp1 chromosome 18, ASM1883169v1, whole genome shotgun sequence, one genomic interval encodes:
- the LOC122322915 gene encoding chitin synthase chs-1-like — protein sequence MEEQQKHELRPSWDVCREVPYIQNEQMPKKRVQCLKWFSCAIVGMLVFVLALLSKTSFLLLITFGNNETKIICSEQKPTALLGIGFVLVGPSVLLLLKSTWKFIFKSATMPSKKTLFWVLCVEFLVALGAAVLTIVAMPHFDIVTNVMILNSVSILSAVFQVVAECLAKERKRLIMLPVLSIFLIVTGYVLFAINYLLFESSLEINISVGLAIVGTIFVSVNWWENYSTLFAVPFLEDISRDVTQSRNVVCIISSLMRILVTSAVVGAYVPLSGQEWKSVKLIFQTVSVCLVSLVAIQIASSALCRWFVVVACKMHALRRSFVLPMYLASITVLAVFLAPIAVGLPDSNKNSTCFETFQPESSDTWLHLLLTDATRTLNTRDIVVNMKIDGLACLGCSALSWWLGLMLSTVYIWYLKIHRIERTQDLFVRRMYEGAFLEQSMLLNTRFEIRKKIKEKKCAKGTIRVFLCATMWHETYDEMMKIIISMLRLDKYRPKTKEQSDVEFEFHIYFDDAFKDDDNGRHANEYAEILVEVIKEVYSIFSEEDPCVFKGKSALPHQKIINTPYGGRLEYTLPKGNLMMVHLKDKTLIRHKKRWSQIMYLYYILGWRLNRQYFKKLKAGEEMHYLKEKLKKERENTYILALDGDTDFQPSAVMLLIDRLKLYPEVGAACGRIHPTGTGPMVWYQKFEYAVGHWLQKTAEHVFGCVLCSPGCFSLFRGDALMDDNVMKRYTTKASEASHYVQYDQGEDRWLCTLLLQQGWRVEYNAASDAYTNAPQDFKEFYNQRRRWGPSTMANTIDLLGSGGLTSQKNSSISKLYILYQIISMAASILGPATICLMISGSFVFILEMEENIALALAIVPPTVYLILCFKLKSDTQIKIAAVMSVFYAFLMAGTVLSIIGDLVKQNTFLTPSGLFLIGMVVLYIITAALHPQEFSLVIYGLLYFLCIPSGYLLLVIYSIVNMNNVTWGTRETGSQAKTTAVDTIKKKIMNATCCKCPCLQSQDLSEKMLQAGATTKTEKPHNENTKETQRAHELQFRAHQTWIEHLQMKSYEFPLDESALPLDEINFWRDLQKKYLEPLKENKEQQEKVADDLRELRNKVTFAFFFCNALWLVATFFLQAIGDSVSIKIPKIYPNGTYDPTEVFSLDPIALMFLLSFTVLLLMQFVAMLYHRIYTLIHFVAYADTEIKSHRKQSHNLHQILDSNHQSETYGPDTALCYSNPSSRSITSV from the exons GCCGTCTTGGGATGTGTGCAGAGAAGTGCCATACATTCAAAATGAGCAGATGCCAAAAAAACGAGTGCAGTGTTTGAAATGGTTCTCGTGTGCCATTGTTGGCATGCTTGTCTTCGTCCTTGCACTTCTCAGTAAA acatcatttcttcttttaataACATTTGGGAACAATGAAACTAAGATTATATGTTCAGAACAAAAACCAACTGCCCTACTTGGGATTGGCTTTGTTCTGGTCGGGCCAAGTGTTCTCCTTCTGCTTAAGAGCACATGGaagttcattttcaaaagtgCAACCATGCCCTcgaaaaaaactcttttttgg GTTCTGTGTGTTGAGTTCTTGGTAGCACTGGGAGCAGCAGTTCTAACAATAGTAGCTATGCCACACTTTGACATTGTCACAAATGTGATGATCCTAAATAGCGTGAGCATCCTGTCTGCAGTGTTTCAGGTGGTAGCAGAGTGTcttgcaaaagaaagaaagcggcTTATAATGCTCCCTGTattatccatttttttaatagtgacAGGTTACGTGCTCTTTGCAATCAATTATTTGCTATTTGAAAGTTCCTTAGAGATAAATATATCAGTTGGCCTCGCCATCGTTGGGACCATCTTTGTTTCTGTGAACTGGTGGGAGAACTACAGCACGCTCTTTGCTGTACCGTTTCTAGAGGATATTTCCAGAGACGTCACTCAGTCTCGTAACGTGGTCTGCATCATCTCCAGTTTGATGAGAATCCTGGTTACATCAGCTGTGGTTGGAGCTTATGTTCCTCTCTCAGGTCAAGAATGGAAATCAGTCAAACTAATTTTCCAAACAGTCTctgtttgtcttgtttctttGGTGGCAATCCAGATTGCTTCCTCTGCCTTGTGCCGCTGGTTTGTGGTTGTGGCTTGTAAGATGCATGCCCTGCGCCGCAGCTTCGTTCTGCCCATGTACCTGGCCTCGATCACAGTTTTGGCAGTTTTTTTAGCTCCAATTGCAGTCGGACTCCcagattcaaataaaaattctacCTGTTTTGAGACCTTTCAGCCAGAATCCAGTGACACATGGTTGCATTTGTTGCTGACTGATGCTACAAGAACTCTGAACACCAGGGATATTGTTGTAAATATGAAGATAGATGGACTGGCCTGTTTGGGCTGCTCTGCTCTGAGCTGGTGGTTGGGACTCATGCTGAGTACAGTTTACATTTGGTACCTGAAGATCCATCGAATAGAAAGAACCCAAGATCTGTTTGTGCGTCGCATGTATGAAGGAGCGTTTCTGGAACAGTCAATGTTGTTAAACACCCGTTTTGAAATTAGAAAGAAAATCAAGGAGAAAAAGTG TGCAAAAGGAACCATAAGAGTGTTTCTGTGTGCAACGATGTGGCACGAGACCTACGATGAAATGATGAAGATAATCATTTCTATGTTAAG GCTTGATAAATACAGGCCCAAGACAAAGGAACAGAGCGATGTTGAGTTTGAAttccatatttattttgatgatgcTTTTAAGGATGATGATAATGGAAGGCATGCAAATGAATATGCTGAAATTCTTGTAGAAGTTATTAAAGAAGTTTACAG CATTTTCAGTGAAGAGGATCCATGTGTATTCAAGGGAAAGTCAGCACTACCACATCAGAAAATCATAAACACCCCTTATGGGGGTAGACTGGAATACACTCTGCCTAAAGGCAATTTGATGATGGTTCACCTCAAAGACAAGACACTTATCCGTCACAAAAAAAGATGGTCGCAG attatgtatttgtattacatTCTTGGTTGGAGACTGAACAGACAGTACTTCAAAAAGCTTAAGGCAGGTGAAGAAATGCATTACCTTAAGGAGAAATTGAAG aaagagagggagaacaCATACATCTTGGCCCTGGATGGAGATACTGATTTCCAGCCGTCTGCAGTCATGCTGTTAATCGACAGACTTAAACTCTACCCAGAAGTTGGCGCTGCCTGTGGCAGGATTCATCCAACAGGCACAG GGCCCATGGTGTGGTATCAGAAGTTTGAATATGCGGTGGGCCACTGGCTGCAAAAGACTGCAGAGCACGTGTTCGGCTGTGTACTGTGCAGCCCTGGTTGTTTCAGTCTTTTCAGAGGAGATGCACTCATGGACGACAACGTCATGAAGAGATACACAACCAAAGCCAGTGAAGCCAGCCACTATGTCCAGTATGATCAAG GTGAGGACCGCTGGCTGTGTACTCTGCTGCTGCAGCAGGGCTGGAGGGTGGAGTATAACGCAGCATCTGATGCCTACACCAACGCTCCACAGGATTTTAAAGAGTTCTATAACCAGCGCAGACGCTGGGGACCCTCTACCATGGCCAACACCATCGACCTCTTGGGCTCAGGAGGACTGACCTCTCAGAAAAACAGCTCTATCTCAAAACTTTACATCTTGTACCAGATTATCAGCATGGCAGCTTCAATCCTGGGCCCTGCCACTATCTGTCTCATGATATCAG GAAGCTTTGTGTTCATCTTGGAAATGGAAGAAAATATAGCCCTAGCTTTGGCCATAGTGCCCCCCACTGTTTACCTCATCCTGTGCTTCAAACTCAAATCTGACACACAGATTAAAATTGCAGCAGTCATGAGTGTATTCTATGCATTTCTCATGGCGGGAACAGTTCTCTCAATCATAG GTGATTTAGTGAAACAAAATACTTTTCTGACCCCCAGTGGTCTGTTCCTCATCGGTATGGTGGTTTTGTACATCATCACGGCAGCTTTACACCCTCAGGAGTTCTCATTGGTCATCTATGGACTGTTATACTTCCTCTGCATTCCTAGTGGATATCTACTCCTAGTTATTTACTCCATAGTCAACATGAACAATGTCACGTGGGGCACTCGTGAAACCGGCAGCCAGGCTAAAACTACTGCAGTCGATACCATCAAGAAGAAGATCATGAACGCCACATGCTGCAAATGTCCATGCTTGCAATCTCAAGATCTGAGTGAGAAGATGTTACAAGCAGGAGCtacaacaaaaactgaaaagccacataatgaaaacacaaaggAAACACAAAG GGCTCATGAGTTGCAGTTTAGGGCTCATCAAA CTTGGATTGAACATCTACAGATGAAATCCTACGAATTTCCCTTGGATGAATCTGCACTGCCTTTG GATGAAATAAATTTTTGGAGAGATCTGCAGAAGAAATATCTGGAACCTCTAAAAGAGAATAAAGAACAACAGGAAAAAGTTGCTGATGATCTGAGAGAACTTAGAAATAAG GTTACATTCGCCTTTTTCTTTTGCAATGCACTTTGGCTGGTGGCAACTTTCTTCCTTCAGGCGATTGGTGACTCAGTCTCTATAAAGATCCCAAAAATCTATCCCAATGGGACATATGACCCAACAGAAGTGTTTTCCCTAGATCCAATCGCACTGATGTTTCTACTGAGCTTCACAGTGCTGCTGTTAATGCAGTTTGTTGCAATGCTTTACCACAG AATCTACACATTAATCCATTTTGTGGCATATGCTGACACAGAAATTAAATCCCATAGAAAGCAGTCACATAATTTGCATCAG ATCCTGGACTCAAACCACCAGTCTGAGACGTATGGGCCGGATACAGCTTTATGTTATAGCAACCCATCTTCTAGGTCTATTACTTcagtataa